From the Lysinibacillus fusiformis genome, the window AAGTCTTTCGATTCAATTGTTGTTTTCACTAATCAATGTAACTTATACCTTAGCATTAACTCTTATAATTGTTAATAGTATAAACAATAAAATGCTTATTGCAATGGCATTTCTTATACCATGGGTAATAATTGTATCCGTTTTGCCTGGTAGAGTAATGTTTAATGCTACAAATTATTTACAGACAACATATTCTATGTTTACTAATTTTGTTTCTGAACGACTTTTAAATTTAAGGTTGATAAAATCATCTGGCTCTGAAGAAATAGAAGCAAATAAAGGATATGAAGTGGGAGAGAAACAGTATAAATCAGAAGTATATTTAGCTAAAGTAAATTTTGTAGTTCAACCATTTATTTATTCTACTCAAGCAATTTGCCAAATAATTGTTATTGTTTATGGTGGAGTTCTCGTTGGAAAAGGTGAGCTTGAAATGGGGCAACTTATTACCTTATTTATGTACTCTCAGATGATTCCGGCTATGGCTAATCAGTATATTATATGTTTTCAACAGATCAAAAAAGCCCAAGGTGCTACTAAGAAAATAAGCGAAATTGTGAAGATAGAAAGTGAAAAGTTTGAGAGAAAGATCTCTTTTGCTTTACCTGATGATGATATTAACTTTAAAAATGTCTCATTTTCATATGATGGGAAAAAAGTGCTTAATAATTTAAATTTTATCATACCTAAAAGAAAAATAACAGCGATTGTGGGCCCAAGTGGTTCAGGTAAAACTACTATTTTAAATATCTTGGAACAATTTTATGATTTGAATTCAGGGAAAATAACATTTGGAAAAGTTCCGATTCAGGATATACATCTTGATGAATGGAGAAATGCTTTTGGTTATGTCCAACAAAATAGCCCTCTACTTTCAGGAACAATACGGGACAATATAGTCTATGGTCTAAATCGAGAAGTTAAAGACGAAGAAGTTATTCGTGCTGCAAAATTAGCTAATATATATGATGTTATCAAGGAATTACCGGATGGGTTAAACACATTTATTGAGGATGTTGAAAATAAATTATCTGGAGGAGAGAAACAAAGAATAGCAATTGCTAGAACTATTATTAAAAATCCAGACTATCTCCTGCTCGATGAAGCCACTTGTAATCTTGATGCAAAAAACGAGTATGAGGTACAAAGTGCCATAAATAATTTAATGAAAGAAAAAACAACTATTGTTGTAGCGCATAACATTAAAACTATAACAAATGCTGACAATATTATCGTAATAGATAATGGCGAGATAAAGGGAACTGGTAAGCATGAAACACTTTATAATGAAAATCCTTTATATCGTAAATACTTTGATTTGCAGTTTAATTGATAATTAAATTAAAAGAAAAAATAGGTTTCCTAAATGAGAGGAGTTAAAAATTTGAGTTGGGAAAATAATGATACTGTTTTTATCCATACACTGCCTAATAAAAAAATTGGGCCAATTTCTAACAAAATTATACCTGCTGTAGGATATTCGTTTCCAGATTTAGAAAGTGCTGTAGCAACAGTTTCAGGAAAAAAAGAAGGTAATTATTATGGGCGATATGGAAACCCAACTACACAGGAATTACAAAAAAAAATTGCATTATTAGAGAATGGAGAAGCTGCACTCGGTGTTAGTAGTGGAATGGCAGCAATTTCAAGTGCGCTACTAAATTATCTAGTGAATGGTGATCATGTCTTATGCACAAAAGATGTGTATGGGGGGAGCTATAAATTTCTAACTAATATTGCTCCCCGATATGGAATATCTACTGATTTTGTTGATTGTACAGATTTACTTGCAGTTAAAGAAGCAATAAAATACAATACAAAAGTTTTGTATATTGAAACACCCTCTAATCCATGTCTTACAATACTAGATATTAAGATGTTATCTGAGTTAGCACATTCTCAAGGTTTAAAGGTTATTATTGACAATACCTTTATGACACCTTATTTACAGCGTCCATTAGATCTAGGTGCAGATTTAGTCGTACACAGTGCGACTAAATATTTAAATGGTCATGGAGATGTTATTGCTGGATTTATAGTTGGAGATTCTAAAACTATAAATAATATAAAAAATAAAATAGTTGGAGATTTAGGACAAGTCCTAAATTCATGGGATTCTTTTCTTATTGACAGAGGTTTGAAATCTTTAGGCGTGAGAATGAGGCAACATTGTGAAAGTGCATTGAAGGTCGCTAAATTTTTGGAGCAACAATCATCAATTGAAAAAGTCTATTATCCAGGACTAGTTTCTCACCCTCAACACTTTCTAGCAAAACAACAAATGAGAAATATGGGAGGAATAGTGTCATTTGAGGTAAAAGGTGGATACGATGGAGCAAAAAAGTTTATTGATTCTCTTGATCTAGCCATGATTTCATTTAGTTTAGGAGATCCTGAAACACTTGTTCAGCATCCTGCTACAATGACACATTCATCAATTCCATTTGAAGATAAAGAGAAATGCAATATTTCAGATGGATTAATAAGACTGTCTGTCGGCT encodes:
- a CDS encoding trans-sulfuration enzyme family protein encodes the protein MRGVKNLSWENNDTVFIHTLPNKKIGPISNKIIPAVGYSFPDLESAVATVSGKKEGNYYGRYGNPTTQELQKKIALLENGEAALGVSSGMAAISSALLNYLVNGDHVLCTKDVYGGSYKFLTNIAPRYGISTDFVDCTDLLAVKEAIKYNTKVLYIETPSNPCLTILDIKMLSELAHSQGLKVIIDNTFMTPYLQRPLDLGADLVVHSATKYLNGHGDVIAGFIVGDSKTINNIKNKIVGDLGQVLNSWDSFLIDRGLKSLGVRMRQHCESALKVAKFLEQQSSIEKVYYPGLVSHPQHFLAKQQMRNMGGIVSFEVKGGYDGAKKFIDSLDLAMISFSLGDPETLVQHPATMTHSSIPFEDKEKCNISDGLIRLSVGLEECEDIIRDLEQALSKIQV
- a CDS encoding ABC transporter ATP-binding protein, producing MQDVNDKQTWGPFFNLLTKSKLPWKWYVLHLIGGIFLATLNVKLPQLTGEIMQGNIFDANLVTQYITVFVLYTISNIALSIFGSWINLNVDRNIQKLVLKKFVRLPIPFFNKLNPSSLTSRITSDATTVSLSIQLLFSLINVTYTLALTLIIVNSINNKMLIAMAFLIPWVIIVSVLPGRVMFNATNYLQTTYSMFTNFVSERLLNLRLIKSSGSEEIEANKGYEVGEKQYKSEVYLAKVNFVVQPFIYSTQAICQIIVIVYGGVLVGKGELEMGQLITLFMYSQMIPAMANQYIICFQQIKKAQGATKKISEIVKIESEKFERKISFALPDDDINFKNVSFSYDGKKVLNNLNFIIPKRKITAIVGPSGSGKTTILNILEQFYDLNSGKITFGKVPIQDIHLDEWRNAFGYVQQNSPLLSGTIRDNIVYGLNREVKDEEVIRAAKLANIYDVIKELPDGLNTFIEDVENKLSGGEKQRIAIARTIIKNPDYLLLDEATCNLDAKNEYEVQSAINNLMKEKTTIVVAHNIKTITNADNIIVIDNGEIKGTGKHETLYNENPLYRKYFDLQFN